In Thermococcus sp. M39, the genomic stretch TTGTCCACCTATACCAGCTAGTCTAATCTGCATTTTTACCACCCAGACCAAAGTGCTCAGCAACTTCTTCAATCAGCTTGTTAAGCTCCTCCGTAAACTCTGGTCTTTGTCTGTTAACGAATTCCCCGATTACAAATTTGCCCTCTAATTCTTCTTTGCTCATGTTCTTTGCCTTGCTTATTGGTATGGAGTTCTTGAGGAACCATCTGAGCATTTCAGCTGGCTCTTTCATCTTATTTCTCCTTCCAAACTGGACTGGACACTGTGAGATGACCTCAACGAGTGAGAAGCCCTTCACTTGGAGAGCTTTCTTTATGCTCTCTATAAGCTGGTAAACGTGAGCAGTTGTCCATCTTGCAACATAGCTTGCCCCAGCTTCGGCAACTACTTCAGCTATGTTCAAAGGATGCTCTATGTTTCTGTAGGGTGTTGTTGTCGTTTTGGCACCAAAAGGTGTTGTTGGTGCAACCTGACCGCCAGTCATTCCGTAGATGAAGTTGTTCACTAAGATGACTGTTATGTCAATATTTCTCCTCGCCGCGTGAATGAGATGATTCCCACCGATTCCAGCTAAATCGCCGTCTCCACTAATCACGACGACCTTCTTATCTGGCAAGCCAACTTTAACACCTGTTGCAAAGGCTATTGCCCTTCCGTGAGTTGTGTGAAGAGTATCAGCCAGGAAGTACGGTGAGGCAATCCAAGCTGAACAGCCAATTCCGCTCACAACAACCAAATCCCTTGGGTCAATCTTGAGCTGGTCAATTGCATTTGCAAAAGCATTAAGAACAGTTCCACCACCACAGCCGGGGCATAAAGCTGTCGGCAGGGCTTCTTTTCTCAGATATTTTGCCATTTTATATTTGGTGTAAATCTCCTTAGCCATCTCACACACCCCTTATCTCGCGGAGAATTTCTTCGACCGTTAAAGGAACTCCACCAATCTTGTTAATGCCTTTTAGAATTACGTCATCGTTCACATAGCGCTGCACTTCAAGGATTAGCTGCCCAAGGTTCATCTCTGGGACGAGAATAGCTCTGACCTTCTTTGCAAGCTCCTTAACCTTTTTACCTGGGAACGGATGAACAGTCTTTGGAATGAAGAGTCCGACTTTTATGCCCTCTTCTCTTGCCTTGAGAACAGCACCAAGAGATGGCCTTGCTGAAACTCCCCAACTTATTACGAGGATTTCCATATCATCGGTGAAATACTCTTTCCACTTCTCTATCTCCTTCTCATGCTTCTCAATCTTCTTGTGCAAACGGTTTACAAGTTTTATATGCACTTCGGGAGTGTAAACGTCTCTCAGTCCTGTTTCCTTGTGGGTTGAACCTGTTACATGGGTAAAATAACCGTGACCAAAGAGAGGCATCGGCGGAATGAGGGAACCATCAACATCGCCGAATGGATATTT encodes the following:
- a CDS encoding 2-oxoacid:ferredoxin oxidoreductase subunit beta, with amino-acid sequence MAKEIYTKYKMAKYLRKEALPTALCPGCGGGTVLNAFANAIDQLKIDPRDLVVVSGIGCSAWIASPYFLADTLHTTHGRAIAFATGVKVGLPDKKVVVISGDGDLAGIGGNHLIHAARRNIDITVILVNNFIYGMTGGQVAPTTPFGAKTTTTPYRNIEHPLNIAEVVAEAGASYVARWTTAHVYQLIESIKKALQVKGFSLVEVISQCPVQFGRRNKMKEPAEMLRWFLKNSIPISKAKNMSKEELEGKFVIGEFVNRQRPEFTEELNKLIEEVAEHFGLGGKNAD